The genomic DNA CCAAGATTGACAGAGCAAACGCCTGCAACTCTGTGAGTGACAGTgactctctccctcctgctcaCACTGCACATTTTTCCACAGCTGCCGCTCAGCAGCTTTTCTcacactgtttgtctttttgtcgGATCAGGTGATCAAACAACTGATGAAGAAGGAGTTCACTCTGGAGTTCTCTAGAGATCGGAAGTCCATGTCTGTCTATTGCACCCCCAACAAGTCCCGTTCTTCCATTGGCAAAATGTTCGTCAAGGTATACTGAACTTGGATTTGTCTCATCTTCTGACTTTACCTCAGCTTTGCTTTTGATGCCATGTCagtcctctgctctgctgtcaatatttgacatatttgctCTAACCCCTTACAGGGGGCCCCAGAGGGAGTTATTGAGAGATGCACCCATGTCAGAGTGGGAAACAGCAAAGTTCCCCTCACCAAAGGCATCAAAGAGAAGATCATGTCTGTGATCCGTGATTACGGGACAGGTTCTGACACCCTGAGGTGCCTGGCTCTGGCTACACGAGACAGCCCACCGAAGATGGAGGACATGGTACTGACCGACATTGCCAAATTCTCCGAGTATGAGGTGagtcttcatttcatttctggGACTGTTGTTTGGATGTTTTAACAAATTTTAAAGATGAAAGATGCTCTCAGAAGAGTAACTATGTTTTCTAGGTAGGATCAACTAGACTTACTCTACAAATAGACATCAAACAAAAGTCACATCTTTTTCTTTCCGTATCCAGTCTGACCTGACCTTCGTCGGCTGTGTCGGCATGCTGGACCCTCCCAGACAGGAAGTGGCCGCCTCCATCAAGCTGTGCCGTCAAGCCGGCATCCGCGTCATCATGATCACAGGGGACAACAAAGGCACAGCTGTGGCTATCTGCCGCCGTATTGGCATCCTGAGCGAGGAGGATGACATCACCCGCATGGCCTTCACCGGACGAGAGTTTGATGAACTGTCACCCTACGACCAGCGCGAGGCCGTAACCCATGCACGCTGCTTTGCCCGTGTCGAGCCTTCACACAAATCCAAGATCGTTGAGTTCCTGCAAGGATTTGACGAGATCACTGCTATGGTAAGAAGTCTAATACCTATAATCTAATCTTCATCATCTTTGAACAACTCTCCTTTAACACAATGTTTGTCCACAGACGGGCGACGGAGTGAACGATGCCCCTGCCTTGAAGAAGGCAGAGATTGGCATCGCCATGGGCTCTGGCACTGCCGTGGCCAAGTCAGCCTCTGAGATGGTCCTCGCCGATGACAACTTCTCTTCCATCGTGGCTGCTGTTGAAGAAGGCAGAGCTATTTACAACAACATGAAGCAGTTCATCAGATACCTCATCTCCTCCAATGTAGGGGAGGTTGTCTGGTGAGTCCCTACAAGATCAGATAGGAACACTTCATTACCCAGATACGATCAGGCCTTTTAGAGTTCGATGTTCAGACTttgtccagtgtgtgtgtacagttgaTAACCAGTTATTTCTCTTGATAGCATCTTCCTCACTGCAGCTCTCGGCTTCCCCGAGGCCCTGATCCCAGTCCAGCTGCTCTGGGTCAACCTGGTGACTGACGGCCTTCCTGCCACCGCCCTCGGATTCAACCCCCCAGACCTCGACATCATGGAGAAGCCTCCCCGCAATGCTAAGGAGCCCCTCATCTCTAGCTGGCTCTTCTTCAGATACCTGGCCATTGGATGTTAGTTGTAGTAGTACTTGTATCAGAAGAGTTTCTAATCTGACTTCCAGCAGTTTGATCAcgatatttttgtgtgttttctcacagGCTATGTGGGAGCTGCCACAGTGGGAGCTGCTGCCTGGTggtttattgtctctgaagatGGACCCCAGATCACTGTGTACCAGCTGGTAAGTCTGCCTGTCTGAAAGATCGGCCCCTCCAGCTTTGCTCAGCTCTTTGTCCTCTCCCCTTACTCTCCTGCCTCCCTCTCCCCACAGAGCCACTTCCTCCAGTGCACCCCAGACAACCCAGAGTTCGACGGACTGGACTGCCACGTGTTTGAGTCACCCTACCCCATGACCATGGCTCTGTCTGTGCTCGTCACCATCGAGATGTGCAATGCTCTGAACAGGTAAGTAGCCTTTCAGAGAGGGAGGGTAGCAGGATCATTGACAGTCGAGGATGAAGGGCAAACTGTATAAATGACCTGTCATCTGTGTTCCCTCCTCTGTCTGAAGTCTGTCGGAGAACCAGTCCCTGCTGAGGATGCCTCCTTGGGAGAACATCTGGCTACTGGGGGCCATCTGCCTCTCCATGTCCCTCCACTTCCTCATCCTATATGTGGAACCTCTGCCTGTGAGTTAAACACCATCAGTTCATTCAGAGATCACTGGAGGGCACTACGTCACTCAAAAGCTAAATTCAGGGTTGCCTGGAGCTTCCTGCAGATCACAGGTTGAATTTCAGGAGTTATATAGCTCATGTGGTTTATTTGCCCCCTAGTGGTTGAATAGCTTTATTACAAACATGTAATAAAAATTTAACAGCTCCTGCAGCGTCACATTTAGAATACAAGCAGGAGAGTGGtgttgatcttctcatctaacacctgaaaaaatgaaaacatttattaatcagTAGTAGTTAATTCCCTTAACTACTAGGCTGCTAGATGCTGGTCCTGTATACTGTAGCTCGATGGATAAAATGTAAAGTGGTAGAGGCTTTTCTCTCACTGGATCCACCCACGCTGACAGAGTACTGGTCCTGTAATAAAAAGTAGATGTAATATTTAATTACTATCACGCTTTTCTTCAGGTCATCTTCCAGATCACCCCTCTGGACGCGACCCAGTGGATGATGGTGCTGAAGATCTCCCTGCCAGTCATCCTGCTGGACGAGCTGCTAAAGTTTTTGGCCAGGAACTACTTGGACTTTGGTAAAGAGCTGGAGAAGCCGGCCAGCAAAGgctgctctctgtctgcatGTACCGAGGGCATCTCCTGGCCCTTCGTGGCCATCTCCCTGCCCCTGGTGCTGTGGCTCTACAGCACTGACACTAACGTGTCTGCCATGTTCTGGCCCTGACTGACTCCAGTACACTACCCTCCCTGTGCACCAGTGTGAAGTGgacattaacacacaaacatctaACACCGTTACATTACTCGGAAAACAACTTAGAGTCAACACCTTGCACCTGCTTTGGCAGGCTGTCTACTGTCAGATTtcgggagggagggtgggataggaagggggggagggggctggGGGATTTAGTCATATTTTAATGACTTTGCCTGACATTATGTCCACATCGTGTGTTGTATTTCACCATCaagcttttctctcttttgatcCCCCTTTTTTGAACAGTTAGAGACGCCCGCAGTGTCGGAGCCATGTGTTGAGCTGTACAGAGaatttacactattttataataattaatattttgtaattttttcgGGAGGGGTTGTGGGGATAGGAATGCTGGATGTAGAGAGGACATATAGTACAACATTAAtaatctggggggggggggggcagacacgTAAACATATTTGCCCTGGCGTGAGTCTCTATTGTCATTTTTGAGCTCCGTGCATCgtgttcattcattattttctgcaCTAGGCAGAGCACAGCTACCTCAATGCTGTTAATATGACCATTACTACACACATATGTCGTAACAACCATTTCATAGATTTTCATTTGAAGTGTTGAGGTAAGCACCAGTTTCTTTTGCAGTAGAGACAAAGccctcacacacattttaaatctttttattcacaatttttttctgtgtgtgaagAGAGAAGCGAGGACAAACATGTTACCAGTTTGatctgagattttttttatataaagccTGTTGTTAAATTTGTTTACTTGAAGAAAATACttacattctttcttttttttttttttttttttaacagtttttcgAGATTCAGTCTCAATTTTCAGTCTTAATTTTACATCAACATTACTTACAGTCATCTTTATAATGTATAAatgtgcacatactgtacttgAATATGTAAAAAAAGATAGTCTTATCAACTGAGCACAATATGGACAGTTTAAAGTGGAGCGGCGTGAGGCTGAGATGTCATTGAATAGAGTGTGAATATCTGTACATAGCACACAAACTCAAATCTCTGTATAGatttttgtttcctgttgttgttgatgtcaaAAATGCTCCATAACTTTACACTAGTTTACTTAAAGTGTGTTCTTAGACTTTCTGCATGCCTGCTCCAATAATCCCaagcctgtgagtgctttgactttttttttttttacttttcaatcTAACTGTTGTTTCTTCCAATGCCTCCCACCTGTTTACCTGCAGAGTGAGTACACATTGACCTGCATGCCAACCAGCGCTCCCGTCTCTCACGTGGTCACAGCTTCTCAGCCTGTCGTATGAAAAGATGCACAGTGATAACAATACGTATTTTGAAtaggatttttttaatatatacttTTAGTGGTACAAGAGtaagagaaaataatttaaagtatttggtgtgtttgtttcaaAATGCCTTCATTGTCACTAAGTGCCAGGTACATGCTGAGTAGAAATTAGGAGCCTTGTGCATTTGAGACTGGTATGGTGTTACTATTGCTGGTTATCTGTGATAGTAGGCTAGATGGCATGTTTTGGCAACTAGCAGAGACAC from Scomber japonicus isolate fScoJap1 chromosome 9, fScoJap1.pri, whole genome shotgun sequence includes the following:
- the atp2a2a gene encoding sarcoplasmic/endoplasmic reticulum calcium ATPase 2, encoding MENAHTKSVEEVYSCFCVNESTGLSLDQVKRQKEKWGLNELPAEEGKSLWELVIEQFEDLLVRILLLAACISFVLAWFEEGEETITAFVEPFVILLILIANAIVGVWQERNAEDAIEALKEYEPEMGKVYRQDRKTVQRIKARDIVPGDIVEVAVGDKVPADIRICSIKSTTLRVDQSILTGESISVIKHTDPVPDPRAVNQDKKNMLFSGTNIAAGKAVGVAVATGVNTEIGKIRDEMAATEQERTPLQQKLDEFGEQLSKVISLICIAVWIINIGHFNDPVHGGSWIRGAVYYFKIAVALAVAAIPEGLPAVITTCLALGTRRMAKKNAIVRSLPSVETLGCTSVICSDKTGTLTTNQMSVCRMFIMNKAEGDSCSLTEFTITGSTYAPEGEVYHDAKQVQSSQYDGLVELATICALCNDSSLDFNEVKGVYEKVGEATETALTCLVEKMNVFDTDVHNLSKIDRANACNSVIKQLMKKEFTLEFSRDRKSMSVYCTPNKSRSSIGKMFVKGAPEGVIERCTHVRVGNSKVPLTKGIKEKIMSVIRDYGTGSDTLRCLALATRDSPPKMEDMVLTDIAKFSEYESDLTFVGCVGMLDPPRQEVAASIKLCRQAGIRVIMITGDNKGTAVAICRRIGILSEEDDITRMAFTGREFDELSPYDQREAVTHARCFARVEPSHKSKIVEFLQGFDEITAMTGDGVNDAPALKKAEIGIAMGSGTAVAKSASEMVLADDNFSSIVAAVEEGRAIYNNMKQFIRYLISSNVGEVVCIFLTAALGFPEALIPVQLLWVNLVTDGLPATALGFNPPDLDIMEKPPRNAKEPLISSWLFFRYLAIGCYVGAATVGAAAWWFIVSEDGPQITVYQLSHFLQCTPDNPEFDGLDCHVFESPYPMTMALSVLVTIEMCNALNSLSENQSLLRMPPWENIWLLGAICLSMSLHFLILYVEPLPVIFQITPLDATQWMMVLKISLPVILLDELLKFLARNYLDFGKELEKPASKGCSLSACTEGISWPFVAISLPLVLWLYSTDTNVSAMFWP